The genomic window CATTTTGGGCACTTGTAGAAATTCTCCTTCATCTGCTTCACAGTAGTAGTCTCATTACATTCCGGACATTTGTACCAAACACCATCCGGTGTTTCTTTCTTGGATTTTGTGGCGGTAGAAATGCCTTCTTTCAGTCTGGTAAACCAACTCATGATAGCCCTGTTTGTAATTCGTCTTATGCAAATTTAGGGTATTGCGGCATTTCCTGTTAATATTGTGTAAAAAACCTGACAAAAACACGAAGTTCATATGAAAATCTGCCTACTGGGTTATGGAAAAATGGGTAAAGCCATTGAGACTATTGCCACTAAGCGTGGCCACGAATGCAAATACATCAACAGCAACACGAGCACCACGGAGATGGGTGAAATTCTGGATTGGTCCGAGATTGCCATAGAGTTTTCTAAACCTGAGCTTGCATTAAAACATATTGAACAGTGTTCTAATCTAAAAAAAAACATAGTGGTAGGTACAACGGGTTGGCATGACAAAATGAACGATGTCAAAAGTATTGTTGAAAACAGCCAGCTCGGTTTATTGTATTCATCCAATTTCAGCATTGGCGTCAATATTTTCTTTCAAATCAATATTTTACTTGCTAGATTATTGAATTTCCACCCGGCATACTCAGCTTCAATGGAAGAGATCCACCATACACAAAAACTTGACTCACCAAGTGGTACGGCGATCAGTTTATCCAGGCAGATCATCGAAAACAATTCTAAATATACTCAATGGGAAGAATCGTCTGATCTGAATTTGGGTGAAGGTATTCTTCCAATACATTCCATAAGAGAAGACAATGTCGTTGGGACCCATTCAGTTGACTGGAAATCAGACATTGACCACATCTTCATTCGACACGAAGCATTCAACAGATCTGGTTTTGCATTAGGTGCTGTGGTCGCAGCGGAATGGCTTTTAAACAAATCAGGTATCTTTACGATGAATGATGTATTAAATACTATATAAATTCAAGAAACCTTATGATCAAACCTGCTTCAATCCAGCAAGTCATCGAGACCGCAAGGGTTGAAGATATTGTCAAAGATTATGTCCAATTAAAAACCAGAGGACACAGCCAAATTGGATTATGTCCATTTCACAAGGAAAGAACTCCTTCTTTCACCGTTTCTGTTACAAAAAATCTTTTCAAATGCTTTGGCTGCGGAAAAGGAGGCGATGGAGTCAAATTCATTATGGAGATTGAGCAGCTTTCGTTTGTAGAAGCGGTAAGATTTCTGGCTAGAAAATACAATATCCAGTTAGAAGAGCTGGCCAGCACCAAAGAAAACCTTGAAGCTCAGCAAAGTATCGAAAGTTTGAACCTGATTAATGATTGGGCAAAAAAATATTATGAAAAGATATTGTGGGAAACTGACCTAGGAAGGAACATTGGATTGGATTATTTCAAACAAAGAGGATTTCTTGAAAGCACCATAAAAAAATTTGAACTAGGCTTTACTCCTGACCTGCCGGATGGACTCACTAAGGCGGCTGTCTCCCAAAGTTATTCAATAGACCTTCTCAGAAAATGCGGCCTCACCAATTCTTATGAAAAGGATTTTTTCAGAGAGAGAGTAATTTTTCCATTGCATAATGCTTCAGGAAAAACTATTGGCTTTGCAGGAAGAGTGCTACAAACAAACCAGCAAGTTGCCAAATATGTAAATTCCCCAGAAACTGAAGTTTACAACAAAAGTAAAACCTTGTTTGGTTTGCACCTCTCGAGACAAGGAATCCGAAAAAGCAATATGGCTATTTTGGTGGAAGGTTATACTGACGTAATGGCTCTTCACCAGGCAGGAATAGATCATGCCATCGCTTCCTCAGGTACATCATTTACAGAAGAGCAAGCACATATAATAAAAAGATTTACCGAAAATGTCACCATTCTTTATGATGGAGATCAGGCAGGTATTCAAGCTGCTTTACGCGCATTAGACATTTTGGTGAAAGAGAATATAAACCCATACCTGCTATTTATACCTGATAATGATGATCCGGATAGTTATCTGAGAAAACATGGTAGTGAAGAATTCATAAGACTTTTGGAACATCATAAAAAGGATGGTATAGTGTATAAGGCGGAGTACTTGCTTCAAAATGCCGGTACGAATCCAATTTTAAAATCAAGTGCCGTAAAAGATGTTGTTTCGACAATTGCAAAAATGGAAGACAACATCAAGCGATCGTTCTACATTCAATCTTGTGCTCAACTGATGTCGGTTGCGGAGAGCACATTGATAGACCAATGCAATGTCTATATACATGAAAATTTAAAAAGCAAAAATTTCAAACTACGCCAACAGGCACTTGAAAATGATGAAATCATACTGCGCGACAACCCTGAAATAACAGAATCAAACACATCCCATAAGCAAACTTTTTGGCTGCCATTTACAGATGAAAATCAAGAAAGAGACATCATCCGGATTTTGATGCTCTCCGGGTCAAAGTTGTATACTACCGAACAATGCACGGTGACCGAATTTGTATTGGCCAATATTGCTGATATCACTGAGTATTTCCAACATCCCTTGTATTCAAAAATTCTACAAATGGTCCAACATGCGTTTGATCATGGAGAGATCATTCCACTCTACAACTTTATTCACCATGAAGAACCCGAAGTTAAAGATCTTGCGCTTGAATTTTCCTTCCAAAAATATGAACTGAGTAAAAACTGGTCTGATAAGTATGGCTTAGCCGAAGCGACCTTCAATGAATTCGGATCGATCAGTGAGGAAGAAATTCTACAAACTGTGAGACATATCAAAGTGAGAAAGTTTGACCAAATCATCAGGAAGCTAGATGAAGAAATTATAAAGGCGGTTGATATTGAAGAACAATACACCCTTCTCAAGATTCGGGGAGAATATAAATTTATACGGAATAAGTTGTGGCTTGAAACCTCTAATCAATCTCCGATCGACAATTAATCTTCTTGATATTCCAATGGTCTGTTGCAAGTTTGAGAGCGATTTGTAGTCCAAAGATATTTTCCAATCAACCACAATGAAATGGGCAATACTGCCAATTTAAATCTAGCATTGCCAATAGGTCCGGTCATGATCCAAATGTACATGATTATCACAACACTGACTAAAGCAGCCAAATCACTTTTCTGCAATTTTTTACAAGAACTAATTACAGCAACAAAAAAAATAATATTAAAGATGAGTAAACAAAATAGTGAAAGTATAAACCAAGGTCCAACACCGACAATGTATTGTTTCATACCTGTCCATTTGAACTTATCCCATTGATAAAAAAAACTCAAAGATGCTCCTCGATCTAATTGTGGCAAAAAATTGACAATATCATATCTCCCTGGGTCCAGCCAAAACTTTGCCATACCCCTAACCTGCAACATGATATAATTGTGCCAGTATTCTAAAATTGTCGAACTAGACTGCTTATTGAGATACAAACACTTATCATGAAAATTCATATTTATCGATTCCTTTCGCCATTCGGTCACTGCAGAGTCTGCGTACTCCACATTAAATTTATGTTCTAGTGTTAGCCTGGCATTATAATTGTACAAATTATTTGTAGTCATATATGTATAATGAAAAACACCGGTGAGTTTTTCATTTCTCATAGACCAGAATAAAATCACCAGAGGCATTAAAATACTTAATGCTAAAACCAGCTTATTTTTATTATTGTAATAAATATACAAATGAATTACAAAATTGATTACAAAAAAATACAAGAGCACCGGTTTAATCAATACGGCAACACACAACATAAAGTTGTACAGTAGTAAATATATAATTCCATGATTCTTCTCAAACATGAATATAAAATAGATTGCGATGAATAAACTCCATGCGAACATCCAATCAGACATGATTTGACCGGCAGAAATAAACATTACCGGGCTTAGGACTAATGTTATAACAAAAAATGCAAAAAATTTCTTAGACCGATTGTCTGAAATTCGATACAGCCACAAAAATGCAACAGCCTGCACCAACAGTTGGTATAAAACAATCAGATGGTCTGGGCAACTCCATATATACCAAAAACTCAAAAAGCAGGCGTACAGCGGAGTTCTCAATGACCAATATTCCGGTAGTAGTTCTTGCTGCCAAAGATTACAATAGCTGCTTTGATGATTCAAAATATTAGAAGCTTGAACTACATACTCAAATGAATCAGACAAATAAATATTTCCACATTTCCAGGCAGCGATAGCATATACAAAAGCTATTGTAAATACAATTAAAGTAAGATATAATTGATTTCCTTTAAAGCCGAAATGAGAAAGCCAGCTTCTCATTTAAAGGGTCTTCTCAGCTTGCATGATCAAACATACCTGGTTTCCATTCTCCGGATTCTTTTCTTTCTGTTCATAGTAGACCGAAATAAACCATAAGCCAAAGCAAGACCAATAGGCAATAAAAAATTGAGGTACTTATAAAAATTCCGTGTAGCATCATCAATTTCCTTTATTGGGCGTCCTGTGACGGACTTTGTTCGCAACTCTATCAAACCGGTATCATCGCTCAACCAATCTACTGAATTGGCCAATAAACTTACATTGTCGTCATTGACTTGTCTTCCTCGTCCTCCTACCGGAAAATCTCCGTCACCGAAAATGACCAATCGACCATCATTGTTTCCAGCTCCAAAATCCCCTTCCAATACACCACCCAAGCAAATCTGTCTGTCTGGAAAATCAGCATTAGACCATTGATGTTGGATATCGATTTGAACTGGCATTGCTTGTTTGCCTGATTGATCCGAAGTATACATCAATGGCGTAAACTTCATGTTGGGTTTACCCTTATAAATAACCGGGCTCGCAAATTGGAGGATGACCATCTCCAATCCTTTCGTTATCAGATGATCCGAAAAGGTCTTTATTACGGGCAAATATGGCAACTGAACAGGTGTAGCAAACGAAAAAAATCCACTCTGCTGCTGTACTTGAACCGATCCACAAGAAATATCCCGAACCAAAGCATTCTCTATATCAATACCTTTTTCATTGAGCCAGGCCGGAACTCCAGTATTCAACTGGCTGGAAATACCTTGTTGCAACTCCACATTCATTTGATCGCAAGCTATCAATAATTTGCCCCCGTTTTTAAGATACCTGTCCAGCAATACAAAATCTCCGGGAGGAATACTATCCTTTGGTCTTACCAAAGCAAGAGCACGATACATGCTTAGATCGATCGTATCATTAAGATAAACTGAACTCACGTCACACAATACACTCAATTTCTCATACACCTGTGCTAATTCTTGCAATGCTGCTTCACCATGACCTTGAATAAAGCCAATTTTAGGTCTGTTTAAACTGGTCATTTTCTTTATAGCGGTAGTCAAGCTGTATTCCATAGCAACTCCAGGTTGAATCAAAGGAATGATTTCTTTTTTTGAATCGATTTCAACAATAGCACCCATGAAAGCTTTCAGTTGCTTGGCTTGGTCTTTGTCTCTCACATTAATTAATACAGATTGAATCCCTTCCTTCATCGCTTCCTCTTCAAGTTTTGAATCCGAATTCGGACTCATGAACTGATATTCCAATTGGCCTTTCGAAAGACTAGCGTACTCACCCAATAGATCTTTAAATTCCGACCGACCTTTATCGATATCTACAGGTAAATTATCTGAAAAATATGCCTTGACCTTGACTTTTTTATCAAGTTGCCTCAATATATCGTTTGTAGCTTGACTCAAGGTGAACTCTTTGTTTGCCGTCAAATCGATTCTGTAAAAAAAATAGTTGGATAAAAAATTTATCAAAAGCAATACAATGACAGCAAAAATAATTTTTACGGTTCGGCTCATAATCTGCTTTTAATTCTTTGTGAAACAAACAGTTCGGCTAATAAAAGTCCGAAACCGGTCAATGAAATAAAATATATTAAGTCTTTGGTATCCAATACACCTTTAGAGATAGAATCAAAATGTCTTCCCATACTGAGAGAACTGATAAATGTCCCTGTAATTCCGGTAATATCGGTAGCAATCGCATCAAATAAAAATTGAAAAAATATCCCGATGAACAAAGCGAGCAAAAAAGCGACAATTTGATTGTTTGTTATTGAACTGGCAAAAAGCCCAAGTGCGATGTATGCAGCACTCAATAGCAACAATCCTAAATATCCACTCCACACAACTCCATGATCAATATTGCCTAATTTTGCAATGGATATGTAATAAGGCAATGTCAACAACAATGCAATAGTGACTAAAGCCAGACAAGCAAAAAATTTACCCAGTATAACTTCCCAATAACTGACAGCTTTAGTTAGCAATAGTTCTATGGTTCCTGTCTTTCTTTCCTCTGCGAGCATCTTCATCGTTATGGCAGGAATAAAAAAGAACAAAGTCCATTTTGCTATTCCAAAAAACACATCCAGATCGGCTTCTTTCCTGAAAAAAATATTGGATCCATAAATCCAGGTAAAAAATCCGCTAAATCCAAGAAAAGCGATCAGCATAATATATGCCATAAGACTATCAAAAAAAGAATTCAATTCCCGCTTTGCAATAGAAAAAACAGCTGACGACATATCAATAATTATTTTATGGTTAAATCTCTGAAGATATCTTCCAATTTGGTTTCCATCGGAATCATTGCCAGTAAATCCCAATTCTCATACTTACACAGTCTATAAATTTTCCTGTTAATATCAGCAGTAATATCTGCAGCCACTTCTAATCGAGATCTGTTATCTCCAATAAAATCGATCGATTTTACTCCTTCTAAAGCACTCAGTTTATCAATCAGTGTAGCTTGTTCAACCCCTTCTATTTCAACCTGCAATATTATATTCCCTGCAGATTTCTTTCGCAAATCAGATACTGTTCCATTTGCCACTATGCTTCCTTTATTAATGATTAGAATTCGGTCACAAGTAGCCTCAACCTCAGGAAGAATATGTGTACTCAATATTACTGTTTTTTCTCTGCCAAGTTTCCTTATTAGTTCTCTTATCTCAACGATCTGATTTGGGTCAAGTCCGGTAGTAGGCTCATCCAGTATGAGTACTTTAGGATTATGTATGATTGCTTGTGCCAATCCAACCCGTTGCCTATAGCCTTTCGACAACTCACCTATTTTTTTGTGTTTTTCAACATCAAGTCCACACAACACCACCATATCCCGCAATCTGTTATTGATTTTAGACTTCTCGACACCCTGCAATTCTGCACAAAATGCGAGATAATCCAACACTGGCATGTCTTCATAAAGTGGATTATGTTCAGGCAAATACCCGATGTCTCTTCTGATCTCTTTGGTGTGCGCACGACTGTTGCCATACCATATCTTGCCTTGATCGGGTTCGATATATTGAGTCAACATCTTCATGGTTGTGGTCTTTCCGGCTCCATTGGGACCTAGAAATCCCACGATCTCTCCAGATTTAATTTCGAAAGAAATATTGTTCACAGCCAGTTGAGGGCCATACCTTTTGGTAAGATTCTCGATCTTTAAATCCATAATAATCTACTTAGCAATGATTCCAAAATACGAATGCCAAATTTTCAAAAAATTAAACAAAAATAAAAACTCTCTTCCTCAAATAAAGTCAATCCGACAAATTAAAATAATTTTAACGTATCTAAATGTGCGAATTATCCTTACTCCGATGTCTGGTTTGAATGTCCTTGGTAATTATTATACAGATCATTGCCCAAAATATTACTGCCGCCTTATCTGAATCAAGAAAATTATTCAAAAATCCATGAGTAAAATACCCGATCAGTGAACAACTTACTGCTAGGATGATAATCCGTTCTTGTTGATCATGACTTTGATAAAATGACTTAAAGGAATAATAGATTACTCCAATTAAAAGCACGATCATAAGGCATAATCCCAAAATCCCCATTTCAGCAAATGGACCAAGGTACTCACTATGCGCATTTCCAACATCACCAAAATTCGTACTGATCTCAGTATGCATACTACTCAGTTGAAAAGGTGCATAATGAAACATATAAGTTCCTGGCCCAAAACCAAACACCGGCTTTGCCTTTCCCATAGCAATCGCGCAATACCATCGGTTTAACCTCTCCAAATTGGACTGGTCGCTTGAAATATTACTAATGGACTCTACATTTTCCACAAAATCATTACTTGAGCTAACTTTATTCTCTTCCAGCTTCCTAATCAGGTTATTTTGGTTGATTAAAATATAAACCAGCAGCAGCCCAAGTCCAAACATGAGTGTCTTGAATTTAATCCTGAGAACAAATAAAAAAAAATAAAATAGAGATGCCACAATACTTATCCAAGCAGCTCTGGAATATGTCAGATATAATCCTACCATTAAAACTACAAAACACAAATAATACAGCAGTGACAACTTTAAATTTAACTTATGGTATATTGCCATGCCAAATGCGAGTGGCACTCCCATACCCAGTACTGCTCCAAATATGGTGTGATCTTTAAAAAAAGGCTTCATGGTCCATTGTGATGGTTTCTCTGCAAAATCCCAAGACCACAGATGAATAATATTATACAATGCTACGATGCTCAAAGAAATTACGAAAAGGGAAAGAAATACTTGCTTG from Saprospiraceae bacterium includes these protein-coding regions:
- the dapB gene encoding 4-hydroxy-tetrahydrodipicolinate reductase, with the translated sequence MKICLLGYGKMGKAIETIATKRGHECKYINSNTSTTEMGEILDWSEIAIEFSKPELALKHIEQCSNLKKNIVVGTTGWHDKMNDVKSIVENSQLGLLYSSNFSIGVNIFFQINILLARLLNFHPAYSASMEEIHHTQKLDSPSGTAISLSRQIIENNSKYTQWEESSDLNLGEGILPIHSIREDNVVGTHSVDWKSDIDHIFIRHEAFNRSGFALGAVVAAEWLLNKSGIFTMNDVLNTI
- the dnaG gene encoding DNA primase — encoded protein: MIKPASIQQVIETARVEDIVKDYVQLKTRGHSQIGLCPFHKERTPSFTVSVTKNLFKCFGCGKGGDGVKFIMEIEQLSFVEAVRFLARKYNIQLEELASTKENLEAQQSIESLNLINDWAKKYYEKILWETDLGRNIGLDYFKQRGFLESTIKKFELGFTPDLPDGLTKAAVSQSYSIDLLRKCGLTNSYEKDFFRERVIFPLHNASGKTIGFAGRVLQTNQQVAKYVNSPETEVYNKSKTLFGLHLSRQGIRKSNMAILVEGYTDVMALHQAGIDHAIASSGTSFTEEQAHIIKRFTENVTILYDGDQAGIQAALRALDILVKENINPYLLFIPDNDDPDSYLRKHGSEEFIRLLEHHKKDGIVYKAEYLLQNAGTNPILKSSAVKDVVSTIAKMEDNIKRSFYIQSCAQLMSVAESTLIDQCNVYIHENLKSKNFKLRQQALENDEIILRDNPEITESNTSHKQTFWLPFTDENQERDIIRILMLSGSKLYTTEQCTVTEFVLANIADITEYFQHPLYSKILQMVQHAFDHGEIIPLYNFIHHEEPEVKDLALEFSFQKYELSKNWSDKYGLAEATFNEFGSISEEEILQTVRHIKVRKFDQIIRKLDEEIIKAVDIEEQYTLLKIRGEYKFIRNKLWLETSNQSPIDN
- a CDS encoding Gldg family protein, whose translation is MSRTVKIIFAVIVLLLINFLSNYFFYRIDLTANKEFTLSQATNDILRQLDKKVKVKAYFSDNLPVDIDKGRSEFKDLLGEYASLSKGQLEYQFMSPNSDSKLEEEAMKEGIQSVLINVRDKDQAKQLKAFMGAIVEIDSKKEIIPLIQPGVAMEYSLTTAIKKMTSLNRPKIGFIQGHGEAALQELAQVYEKLSVLCDVSSVYLNDTIDLSMYRALALVRPKDSIPPGDFVLLDRYLKNGGKLLIACDQMNVELQQGISSQLNTGVPAWLNEKGIDIENALVRDISCGSVQVQQQSGFFSFATPVQLPYLPVIKTFSDHLITKGLEMVILQFASPVIYKGKPNMKFTPLMYTSDQSGKQAMPVQIDIQHQWSNADFPDRQICLGGVLEGDFGAGNNDGRLVIFGDGDFPVGGRGRQVNDDNVSLLANSVDWLSDDTGLIELRTKSVTGRPIKEIDDATRNFYKYLNFLLPIGLALAYGLFRSTMNRKKRIRRMETRYV
- a CDS encoding ABC transporter permease subunit produces the protein MSSAVFSIAKRELNSFFDSLMAYIMLIAFLGFSGFFTWIYGSNIFFRKEADLDVFFGIAKWTLFFFIPAITMKMLAEERKTGTIELLLTKAVSYWEVILGKFFACLALVTIALLLTLPYYISIAKLGNIDHGVVWSGYLGLLLLSAAYIALGLFASSITNNQIVAFLLALFIGIFFQFLFDAIATDITGITGTFISSLSMGRHFDSISKGVLDTKDLIYFISLTGFGLLLAELFVSQRIKSRL
- a CDS encoding ATP-binding cassette domain-containing protein: MDLKIENLTKRYGPQLAVNNISFEIKSGEIVGFLGPNGAGKTTTMKMLTQYIEPDQGKIWYGNSRAHTKEIRRDIGYLPEHNPLYEDMPVLDYLAFCAELQGVEKSKINNRLRDMVVLCGLDVEKHKKIGELSKGYRQRVGLAQAIIHNPKVLILDEPTTGLDPNQIVEIRELIRKLGREKTVILSTHILPEVEATCDRILIINKGSIVANGTVSDLRKKSAGNIILQVEIEGVEQATLIDKLSALEGVKSIDFIGDNRSRLEVAADITADINRKIYRLCKYENWDLLAMIPMETKLEDIFRDLTIK
- a CDS encoding O-antigen ligase family protein, translating into MISFLQKSDIQLIILTILLVIISLSGLYFGNWITLLLPLVIFFIGVLVFKADLLFFLLPFLIPLSINPSEMWETMDLSLSIPVEPLLAIFVFTFFYLLFSHSLDDKRIFTHPFAIIIYIYLSWIFITSLSSTEKIVSIKFLIAKLWFIIPSFFLAYFYFKAKGSKQVFLSLFVISLSIVALYNIIHLWSWDFAEKPSQWTMKPFFKDHTIFGAVLGMGVPLAFGMAIYHKLNLKLSLLYYLCFVVLMVGLYLTYSRAAWISIVASLFYFFLFVLRIKFKTLMFGLGLLLVYILINQNNLIRKLEENKVSSSNDFVENVESISNISSDQSNLERLNRWYCAIAMGKAKPVFGFGPGTYMFHYAPFQLSSMHTEISTNFGDVGNAHSEYLGPFAEMGILGLCLMIVLLIGVIYYSFKSFYQSHDQQERIIILAVSCSLIGYFTHGFLNNFLDSDKAAVIFWAMICIIITKDIQTRHRSKDNSHI